A single window of Granulicella mallensis MP5ACTX8 DNA harbors:
- a CDS encoding phage tail protein: MGQPYVGEIRAVGFNFAPVGWASCNGSLLSISEYNVLFVLLGTTFGGDGVQTFGLPDLRGRTPVHQGAGFVMGQLAGTENVSLTIPTLAAHRHPITAQNGDGNTGSPSGAVFATSTADQYGPVANGTSASGPILAQTGSNLPHNNLQPYLCVNYIISLFGVFPSQN, from the coding sequence GTGGGACAACCTTACGTTGGTGAGATACGGGCTGTAGGTTTCAACTTTGCGCCCGTGGGATGGGCGTCGTGCAATGGATCGCTCCTGTCGATCAGCGAGTACAACGTTTTGTTCGTCCTGCTCGGCACAACCTTCGGCGGCGATGGCGTTCAGACCTTTGGTCTGCCCGATCTGCGCGGCCGGACGCCTGTCCATCAAGGTGCAGGTTTCGTTATGGGGCAACTTGCCGGAACCGAAAATGTGAGTCTGACGATACCGACTCTGGCGGCTCATCGACATCCAATTACAGCTCAGAATGGGGATGGCAATACAGGTTCTCCGTCTGGGGCTGTCTTTGCGACTTCGACGGCGGACCAATATGGTCCTGTTGCCAATGGCACTTCCGCTTCCGGCCCCATCCTTGCGCAGACAGGCTCGAATCTCCCGCACAATAATCTACAGCCGTATCTCTGCGTCAACTACATCATCAGTCTATTCGGCGTCTTCCCAAGCCAGAATTAA
- a CDS encoding phage tail protein, whose amino-acid sequence MSSPFVGEIEIFGFNFAPQGWAQCQGQLMPISQNAALFSLLGTQYGGDGKSTFALPNLQGQIPVGQGQGPGLSQYNVGETAGSETVTLTLAEIPSHTHTLPVDAGDGRAPAPSPTTVLGATGRGAMDVYAAAATSGATMTVNSVGMVGGSQGHNNMMPYVALNYCISLGGIFPARQ is encoded by the coding sequence ATGTCATCACCTTTTGTCGGCGAGATCGAAATCTTCGGCTTCAATTTTGCACCCCAGGGCTGGGCTCAGTGCCAAGGGCAGTTGATGCCTATCAGTCAAAATGCCGCTCTCTTTTCACTTCTTGGCACTCAGTACGGCGGTGATGGGAAATCAACCTTTGCGCTGCCAAACCTGCAGGGCCAGATACCTGTCGGCCAGGGCCAGGGGCCCGGGCTGTCTCAATACAATGTCGGAGAAACAGCCGGCTCTGAGACTGTGACTCTCACGCTGGCAGAAATACCAAGCCACACCCACACCTTGCCTGTAGATGCAGGAGATGGAAGAGCTCCTGCACCTTCGCCTACTACTGTGCTGGGAGCTACAGGTAGAGGAGCCATGGACGTCTACGCAGCCGCAGCGACTTCTGGAGCCACGATGACCGTTAACAGTGTTGGAATGGTCGGTGGATCACAGGGACACAACAATATGATGCCGTATGTTGCCTTGAATTACTGCATCTCGCTGGGAGGAATTTTCCCGGCGCGCCAGTAA
- a CDS encoding sugar phosphate isomerase/epimerase family protein yields the protein MAVSRREFVLGVAAAAVSTKMIAQKTQTCPFRLAVINDEIGTDFERSCHIAAHDFGLSWIEIRTLWGKSLTDASADQVAEAKKILAKYNLKVTDLASPLFKTDLPGAPSSKSSTPHDTFHSDVPYKEQDELLEKLIDLSKTFGTDRIRCFDFWRLQDQKPWRAEINRKLIEASEKCAKHDLILLLENEMACNTGSGPEAAALLAAIPNKNFMLNWDLGNSGTFPGDVPYPNDYEKLPKHRIGHVHCKNVKRTPGGKAEFQWQPVDVGLVDWVGQFKALKRDGYHYAVSLETHWRGGPGDTPDAIAESSTRISMKGLKDCLGKAGISC from the coding sequence ATGGCGGTTTCGCGAAGAGAGTTTGTCCTGGGGGTGGCGGCTGCGGCCGTGTCGACGAAGATGATCGCGCAGAAGACGCAGACGTGCCCCTTTCGTCTTGCGGTGATCAACGATGAGATTGGCACGGACTTCGAGCGCTCCTGTCATATCGCTGCGCATGACTTTGGCTTGAGCTGGATTGAGATTCGCACGCTGTGGGGCAAGAGCCTTACGGATGCGAGCGCGGATCAGGTGGCGGAGGCGAAGAAGATTCTCGCGAAGTACAACCTGAAGGTCACCGACCTGGCCAGCCCGCTCTTCAAGACGGATCTGCCGGGCGCTCCCAGTTCGAAATCGAGCACGCCTCACGATACGTTCCACTCCGACGTTCCGTATAAGGAACAGGATGAGCTGCTGGAAAAGCTGATCGATCTGTCGAAGACATTCGGCACCGATCGTATTCGCTGCTTCGATTTCTGGCGTCTTCAAGACCAGAAGCCCTGGCGTGCGGAGATCAACCGCAAGTTGATCGAGGCTTCGGAGAAGTGCGCGAAGCATGATCTGATCCTGCTGCTGGAGAATGAGATGGCTTGCAACACGGGCTCCGGCCCAGAGGCTGCCGCTTTGCTGGCCGCTATTCCGAACAAGAACTTCATGCTCAACTGGGACCTCGGCAACTCCGGAACCTTTCCCGGCGATGTGCCGTATCCGAATGACTACGAGAAGCTGCCGAAGCACCGCATCGGACATGTCCACTGCAAGAATGTGAAGCGCACTCCGGGGGGGAAGGCTGAGTTCCAATGGCAGCCCGTGGACGTTGGCCTGGTCGATTGGGTTGGCCAGTTCAAGGCGCTGAAGCGCGACGGATACCACTACGCCGTGAGCCTGGAGACGCATTGGCGTGGGGGGCCTGGAGATACGCCGGACGCCATCGCAGAATCCTCGACCCGCATCAGTATGAAGGGGTTGAAGGATTGTCTGGGCAAGGCTGGAATTAGCTGCTAA
- a CDS encoding Gfo/Idh/MocA family protein translates to MISRREFTGTLAAGAATLAVASSAKSYAQIAGANDRVNFAVIGLNGRAYAHLSALKANQATSRITHVCDVESNILDKFAGATQKELGYAPATAKDFRKVLASKDVDAITIATPDHWHAPMAILGLEAGKHVYVEKPCSYNPHEGELLVAAQKKYGKHAQMGNQQRSSPHTIKIVGDIHNGLIGKAYMASAWYANNRKSIGVGKEVPVPSTLDWDLWQGPAPRKPYHDNYQPYNWHWFKHWGTGETLNNGTHEVDVCRWALGAEFPNSVEASGGRYAYSDDWQFYDTLEVNWKYDDKLITWEGRCCNPMKRYDRDRGSLIMGTNGSVLVDRDGYEVYNGSGKKTDEFKVNTQKTSSSDLTGKDSMTDAHFGNLIAAIQKGEALHSPVSAGYVAVTMLQLANYAWETNRVLKLDPANGHIVNDPAALALTRREYEKGWEPKL, encoded by the coding sequence ATGATCTCTCGACGTGAATTTACCGGCACCCTGGCTGCAGGAGCAGCAACCCTCGCCGTCGCATCCTCGGCGAAAAGCTATGCCCAGATCGCAGGCGCAAACGACCGCGTAAACTTCGCCGTCATTGGGCTGAATGGCCGCGCCTATGCTCATCTCTCCGCGCTCAAGGCAAATCAGGCCACCTCTCGCATCACGCACGTGTGCGACGTCGAAAGCAACATCCTCGATAAGTTCGCCGGCGCGACCCAGAAGGAACTTGGCTATGCGCCCGCCACCGCGAAGGACTTCCGTAAAGTCCTCGCCTCCAAGGATGTGGACGCGATCACCATCGCCACCCCCGACCACTGGCACGCCCCCATGGCCATCCTCGGCCTCGAAGCCGGCAAACATGTCTACGTGGAGAAGCCCTGCAGCTACAACCCGCACGAGGGCGAACTTCTCGTCGCTGCCCAGAAGAAGTACGGCAAGCATGCCCAGATGGGCAATCAACAGCGCTCTTCGCCGCACACGATCAAGATCGTCGGCGACATCCACAACGGCCTGATCGGCAAGGCCTACATGGCCTCAGCCTGGTATGCGAACAACCGCAAGTCCATTGGCGTCGGGAAGGAAGTTCCGGTTCCCTCCACCCTGGACTGGGACCTCTGGCAGGGGCCTGCGCCACGCAAGCCGTATCACGACAACTACCAGCCCTATAACTGGCACTGGTTCAAGCACTGGGGCACCGGCGAGACCCTGAACAACGGCACCCACGAGGTCGACGTCTGCCGCTGGGCCCTCGGGGCCGAGTTCCCCAACAGCGTCGAGGCCTCAGGCGGACGCTACGCCTACTCAGACGACTGGCAGTTCTACGACACACTCGAAGTCAACTGGAAGTACGACGACAAGCTGATCACCTGGGAGGGCCGCTGCTGCAATCCCATGAAGCGTTACGACCGCGACCGCGGCTCACTCATCATGGGAACCAACGGCTCGGTCCTCGTAGACCGCGACGGCTACGAGGTCTACAACGGTAGCGGAAAAAAGACGGACGAGTTCAAGGTCAACACGCAGAAGACCTCCTCCTCCGACCTCACCGGCAAGGACTCGATGACGGACGCCCATTTCGGCAACCTGATCGCAGCCATCCAGAAGGGCGAGGCGCTGCATTCGCCGGTCTCAGCGGGCTACGTAGCGGTCACGATGCTGCAGTTGGCAAACTACGCCTGGGAGACCAACCGCGTCCTGAAGCTCGATCCGGCCAATGGACACATCGTGAACGACCCTGCGGCACTCGCTCTGACCCGGCGCGAGTACGAAAAGGGCTGGGAGCCAAAGCTCTAA
- a CDS encoding FAD:protein FMN transferase has product MEAIKRKFATALMMAAFATTPVAKAVAPRPLTLYTTTHPAMGTEFTLYLYSSDAAVAAETSEEVFDEVDRVEQLLSNYRDSSELSRINQNAAASLVTTDPEMLDFLTQSEHWSRVSDGAFDITVGRLMKAWGFYRHSGRIPPEEELRQLRTATGWEKVQLDPAARTVHFTSPGVELDPGGIGKGFAVDAAVRILRAQHVVAAMFSAGSSTLYALGAPPHLAGWRVVVPGPLPSHDSLSVITLRDTSLSSANCSEKNFTVAGHLYCHIMDPRTMRPVEGRIQVSIVDPSATASDALSNVIFVETPGQSVETLKKYAPEARALIVSGDAGHPHCTMFHWGVAIDSKRCPL; this is encoded by the coding sequence ATGGAAGCGATCAAGCGCAAATTCGCGACCGCGCTGATGATGGCGGCTTTTGCTACGACACCCGTGGCGAAAGCCGTTGCGCCTCGGCCTCTCACGCTCTATACGACGACGCATCCGGCTATGGGCACGGAGTTCACGCTGTATCTCTACAGCTCGGATGCGGCTGTCGCTGCGGAGACTTCAGAGGAGGTGTTCGATGAGGTGGATCGCGTCGAGCAACTGCTTTCGAACTATCGCGATTCCAGCGAGCTCTCGCGTATCAACCAGAACGCGGCTGCGTCGCTTGTAACCACAGACCCGGAGATGCTGGACTTCCTTACGCAGTCGGAGCACTGGAGCCGCGTCAGCGATGGAGCCTTCGACATCACCGTTGGCCGGCTAATGAAGGCGTGGGGGTTCTATCGCCATAGCGGACGTATTCCTCCGGAGGAAGAACTGCGGCAGCTACGAACAGCAACCGGTTGGGAGAAGGTGCAACTCGACCCGGCTGCGCGTACCGTGCATTTCACTTCGCCTGGTGTGGAGCTCGATCCCGGAGGTATCGGCAAAGGCTTTGCGGTCGATGCGGCTGTGCGCATTCTGCGTGCGCAGCATGTTGTTGCTGCGATGTTCTCGGCCGGTAGCAGCACGCTGTATGCCCTGGGGGCCCCACCCCACCTTGCCGGATGGCGCGTTGTAGTGCCGGGGCCTCTGCCTTCGCATGACAGCCTGTCGGTCATCACGCTGCGCGATACTTCGCTCTCCAGCGCCAACTGCAGCGAGAAAAACTTTACAGTAGCCGGTCATCTTTACTGCCACATCATGGACCCGCGCACGATGCGTCCGGTCGAAGGCCGCATTCAGGTCAGCATTGTCGATCCGTCTGCCACGGCAAGCGATGCGCTCTCGAATGTAATCTTTGTGGAGACGCCCGGGCAGAGTGTGGAGACTCTGAAGAAGTATGCTCCCGAAGCTCGCGCTCTCATCGTCTCCGGCGATGCGGGGCATCCTCACTGCACGATGTTTCATTGGGGCGTAGCGATCGACTCCAAGCGCTGCCCCCTCTGA
- a CDS encoding acetate/propionate family kinase produces MAIALVFNPGSNSLKFELLELDEKQHTASQATKLASAALDDIGKDTKLSVYRGREIVSERDADVADMQSAVRAALGWLREQDELSHKLKQLTFTAVRVVHGGSKYKSAVRVTENVRSDIAELEELAPLHNKSSLDILDALAEELSGIPAFATFDTVFHHTLPEKAWRYPIERETADRHGIRKFGFHGVSHRYMLEHYAYTIGKRPDELSLVTLHLESGSSACAIASGRSVDTTMGFTPLEGLMMGSRSGSIDPAIVPYLMQKESKSGEEILTLLNKRSGLRGIAGGSLDTRELVKRSDPEAKLALEMFSYRVRLAVGAYLAALGKAEAILFGGGIGEDSPWLREGVCAGLGGWGLELDHEANRSIAGMVRISTKGSRLQAWAIPAEEGLQIAHECMLALMKD; encoded by the coding sequence ATGGCTATCGCATTGGTTTTTAATCCGGGCAGCAATTCGCTGAAGTTTGAGTTACTGGAGCTTGATGAGAAGCAGCATACCGCTTCACAGGCAACGAAGCTTGCCAGTGCTGCGCTCGACGATATCGGCAAAGATACCAAACTCTCGGTCTACAGAGGTCGTGAGATTGTCTCTGAACGCGATGCTGATGTTGCAGACATGCAATCGGCCGTTCGAGCAGCCCTTGGTTGGCTACGTGAGCAAGACGAACTATCCCACAAGCTGAAACAACTGACGTTCACCGCCGTACGCGTAGTGCATGGTGGATCGAAGTATAAGAGTGCCGTGCGCGTTACGGAGAACGTCCGGAGCGACATCGCAGAGCTGGAGGAACTAGCGCCACTGCATAACAAAAGCTCGCTCGACATCCTTGATGCCTTAGCCGAAGAACTCTCCGGCATACCGGCATTTGCAACGTTTGACACGGTCTTTCATCACACGTTGCCGGAGAAAGCATGGCGCTACCCGATCGAGCGAGAAACGGCAGATCGCCATGGAATCCGCAAGTTCGGCTTTCACGGAGTTTCGCATCGCTACATGCTGGAGCATTATGCGTACACCATCGGCAAGCGTCCGGATGAGCTCTCTCTGGTAACGCTGCATCTGGAAAGTGGCTCGTCCGCCTGTGCGATCGCCTCCGGAAGATCCGTAGACACGACCATGGGATTTACGCCACTGGAAGGGTTAATGATGGGCTCCCGCTCCGGAAGTATCGATCCAGCCATCGTTCCCTACCTTATGCAGAAGGAGTCCAAAAGCGGAGAAGAGATTTTGACTCTGCTCAACAAGCGCTCCGGGCTTCGAGGGATCGCGGGTGGATCACTCGATACGCGAGAGCTCGTAAAACGTAGCGATCCTGAGGCAAAGCTTGCACTTGAGATGTTCAGCTATCGGGTTCGCCTTGCGGTAGGAGCTTATCTTGCAGCTCTTGGTAAAGCAGAAGCCATCCTCTTCGGCGGCGGCATTGGCGAAGATTCGCCCTGGCTGCGCGAAGGGGTATGCGCTGGTTTGGGAGGATGGGGTCTCGAACTCGACCATGAGGCCAATCGTTCGATTGCAGGTATGGTTCGCATTTCGACGAAAGGCTCACGGCTACAGGCCTGGGCCATTCCCGCGGAAGAAGGCCTGCAGATCGCGCATGAATGCATGCTGGCGCTGATGAAAGACTGA
- a CDS encoding Gfo/Idh/MocA family protein, with product MNRRDFLQSASAAALASTTIARAATPAVKPVRLGVIGAGSRGQEDLRQFLRVPGVSVEAICDIYPPRYEQVNRIAGKRVPATANHHELLARTDLDAILIASPVSLHAEHVIATAQTGRAIYGEKALGFTVEDNHNILAEVTRHKVLFQIGHEYRYAAWAQEAIRRVHAGDIGTPTHIYAYWHRNGDWRRAVPQPDPEGKLEHLINWRLYRETSGGLGTELGSHHIDMANWVFDEQPQSVIGTNSICRYHDGRTVGDNVQAVFSYSQGRRLVFSSITDNAKQGCELWIYGTEGSVQITIEDATFYYEKKRSNAPSADKADSKTVVERGVVTGASYSTAGEMPYRGPGEKVVTPTSEDPTLAAVRSFIGAVRGEHEIFADVHCGFRAAIACAVAHDAVFEENKMAIPGMRG from the coding sequence ATGAACCGTCGAGACTTTCTGCAATCCGCCTCAGCCGCTGCTCTTGCCTCCACGACCATCGCCCGTGCCGCAACGCCGGCGGTCAAGCCGGTCCGCCTCGGTGTCATCGGCGCCGGGAGTCGCGGGCAGGAAGACCTTCGCCAGTTTCTCCGCGTGCCTGGAGTCTCTGTTGAAGCGATCTGCGACATCTATCCGCCGCGCTACGAGCAGGTGAATCGCATTGCCGGCAAGCGGGTGCCCGCGACGGCGAACCATCATGAGCTTCTGGCGCGCACCGATCTCGATGCCATCCTGATTGCTTCGCCGGTATCGCTTCATGCGGAGCATGTCATCGCCACGGCGCAGACCGGGCGGGCGATCTATGGAGAGAAGGCGCTGGGGTTCACGGTCGAGGACAATCACAACATTCTTGCCGAGGTCACGCGCCACAAGGTGCTCTTCCAGATCGGCCACGAGTATCGCTATGCGGCGTGGGCGCAGGAGGCGATCCGGCGCGTTCATGCCGGGGACATCGGCACCCCGACGCACATCTATGCCTACTGGCACCGCAACGGAGACTGGCGCCGCGCTGTGCCGCAGCCCGATCCGGAAGGGAAGCTCGAGCACCTTATCAACTGGCGTCTGTATCGCGAGACCTCCGGCGGACTCGGCACGGAACTGGGTTCGCACCACATCGATATGGCGAACTGGGTCTTCGACGAGCAGCCGCAGAGCGTTATTGGGACCAACAGCATCTGTCGTTATCACGATGGACGCACCGTCGGCGATAACGTACAGGCTGTCTTCAGCTACTCGCAGGGGCGGCGGCTTGTCTTCTCGTCGATCACCGATAACGCGAAGCAGGGCTGCGAGCTCTGGATCTACGGCACGGAGGGTAGTGTGCAGATCACGATTGAAGATGCGACCTTCTACTACGAGAAGAAGCGCTCCAATGCGCCTTCGGCGGATAAGGCCGATAGCAAAACGGTCGTCGAACGCGGTGTTGTGACGGGGGCGTCGTATTCCACGGCGGGTGAGATGCCGTATCGTGGGCCGGGGGAGAAGGTGGTGACGCCTACGTCAGAAGATCCGACGCTCGCGGCTGTGCGTTCTTTTATCGGGGCTGTTCGTGGGGAGCACGAGATCTTCGCCGATGTTCATTGCGGCTTTCGCGCGGCCATTGCGTGCGCAGTCGCGCATGATGCGGTGTTTGAAGAGAACAAGATGGCGATTCCCGGTATGAGAGGGTAG
- a CDS encoding NHL repeat-containing protein → MRILKTTRQTMERTTFVLALTLAASGALTGCSTGAGMGSGPIPVQGAAVHGNVHGGQQPIVGAILQLYAAGSSGYGSAATPLISSVVKTDPSGNFSIGGDFTCTSGSQLIYLTATQGDAGAGNNPNLALMVALGPCSGLASIPFVWLNEVTTVASVWALSPFMTGLANVGAPASNVTGLTNAFADVNTLVDVTKGSSPGAALPSGTFVPSSEIYTLSNILASCVNSAGGAAGTPTTNCGKLFSSVNPGTGAAPSDTIAAAMDIAQHPGFNVGALYTLPGPDGAAFPSGLTLQPNDFTIAVNFTSGGISAPAALAADASGNVWVANGTGAAVTELSHSGTPVPGSPFAASLSGASAIAIDASGGPWITNKTGNSVSRLTSAGSVVAGSPYNTTGFFVAPTGIAFDLMGNAWISNSGDNSVSVLNSAGSVQRHSPTGLSTPVGIGVNPR, encoded by the coding sequence ATGCGAATCCTGAAGACAACACGACAGACGATGGAACGTACCACCTTCGTTCTAGCCCTGACCCTGGCAGCCAGCGGGGCACTCACCGGCTGCAGCACGGGAGCGGGAATGGGTTCTGGTCCTATTCCAGTTCAAGGTGCCGCTGTGCATGGCAACGTGCATGGTGGCCAGCAGCCGATCGTCGGGGCCATCCTTCAGCTCTATGCGGCTGGTTCCAGCGGTTATGGTTCGGCAGCCACGCCGCTCATCTCTTCCGTCGTCAAGACGGACCCTTCCGGCAACTTCAGCATTGGCGGCGACTTTACCTGCACTTCGGGATCGCAACTGATTTATCTCACCGCGACGCAGGGAGATGCGGGAGCCGGCAACAATCCAAACCTTGCTTTGATGGTTGCGTTGGGGCCGTGCAGCGGCCTTGCCTCTATTCCTTTTGTCTGGCTCAACGAAGTTACTACCGTCGCTTCGGTATGGGCTCTGTCGCCCTTCATGACCGGCCTCGCCAATGTTGGCGCACCCGCGTCCAACGTCACCGGCCTGACGAACGCCTTTGCCGATGTCAATACGCTCGTTGACGTTACGAAAGGATCGTCGCCAGGAGCCGCTTTGCCATCAGGTACTTTCGTGCCCTCGTCGGAGATTTACACGCTCTCCAATATTCTGGCGTCCTGCGTTAACTCTGCCGGTGGTGCAGCCGGCACGCCGACTACGAATTGCGGAAAGCTCTTTTCCAGCGTCAATCCCGGTACCGGAGCAGCTCCTTCGGACACGATAGCTGCGGCCATGGACATTGCACAGCATCCCGGATTCAACGTGGGTGCGCTCTATACTCTTCCAGGTCCTGATGGCGCGGCTTTTCCGTCGGGACTCACCCTTCAACCTAACGACTTCACGATCGCCGTGAACTTTACGAGCGGTGGAATCAGCGCTCCTGCGGCCCTGGCCGCGGATGCTTCCGGCAATGTGTGGGTTGCGAATGGTACCGGAGCCGCGGTAACCGAACTCTCACATAGCGGCACACCTGTACCCGGCTCTCCGTTTGCAGCTAGCCTATCCGGAGCTTCGGCGATCGCAATCGACGCCTCGGGCGGTCCCTGGATTACGAACAAGACCGGAAATTCGGTGAGTCGCCTTACCTCTGCCGGCAGTGTTGTCGCCGGTTCGCCTTACAACACCACGGGATTCTTCGTGGCGCCTACCGGCATTGCTTTCGATCTTATGGGCAATGCCTGGATTAGCAACAGCGGTGATAACAGCGTGTCGGTACTTAATAGTGCCGGTTCGGTGCAGCGCCATTCTCCGACTGGGCTTAGCACGCCGGTTGGCATTGGAGTTAATCCGCGCTAG
- a CDS encoding SOS response-associated peptidase, which translates to MCGRYYNKRKKQKIAEKLQASKVFADPLPPNYNIAPSTFQPIVRQERDSSEREMVLARWGLVPFSARSLADFKGFSTFNAKAETLSNSPTWKAPLKSRRCLVPADGFYEWKALDSSRKPKKQPYAISLTDDEPMAFAGLWDAWKEPKSSPQTVDTWLQSFSIITTEANELMSQVHTRMPVILSQRDWAEWLDRDGLRPPPLHLLKPYDSDAMQLGPCNSAVGNVKNNGPEMLVCPNPDEPLPLLNSRG; encoded by the coding sequence ATGTGTGGCCGGTACTACAACAAGCGCAAGAAACAGAAGATAGCCGAAAAGCTCCAGGCGTCCAAAGTCTTTGCCGACCCCTTGCCACCGAACTACAACATCGCTCCGAGCACCTTCCAGCCCATCGTTCGCCAGGAGCGAGACAGCAGCGAACGCGAGATGGTCTTAGCCAGGTGGGGCCTGGTCCCTTTCTCCGCCAGGAGCCTTGCGGACTTCAAAGGGTTCTCCACGTTCAACGCCAAGGCTGAGACGCTTTCAAATTCTCCCACTTGGAAAGCACCCCTCAAGAGCCGACGCTGCCTCGTACCTGCGGATGGATTCTATGAGTGGAAGGCGTTGGATAGCTCCAGGAAGCCCAAAAAGCAGCCCTACGCTATTAGCCTCACGGACGACGAGCCAATGGCATTTGCTGGCCTCTGGGATGCATGGAAAGAGCCCAAGAGCTCACCGCAGACCGTGGACACATGGTTGCAAAGCTTCTCCATCATTACCACCGAAGCCAACGAGCTCATGTCTCAAGTTCACACACGGATGCCTGTGATCCTAAGCCAGCGCGACTGGGCAGAATGGCTGGACCGTGATGGCCTTCGCCCTCCCCCCTTGCATTTGCTCAAACCCTACGACTCTGATGCGATGCAGTTGGGTCCTTGTAATTCAGCTGTAGGCAATGTGAAGAACAACGGTCCGGAGATGCTGGTCTGCCCGAATCCAGACGAGCCTCTGCCCTTGCTTAATAGCCGCGGATGA
- a CDS encoding phage tail protein: protein MSLVYLGQIQPFPFNFAPKGWAVCNGQILSIAQSSALFSLLGTTYGGDGITNFALPNLQGSCALSMGIAPSRTSYQLGQKSGEANHTLLATELPAHTHLPVCSTTAGNRPTPVASFPAAPATSVYFSPSPTAATTLGPGSNLTGGSQPHSNQSPYLVLNFCIALSGIFPSRN, encoded by the coding sequence ATGAGCTTAGTTTATCTAGGACAGATTCAGCCGTTTCCTTTCAACTTTGCCCCTAAAGGCTGGGCTGTGTGCAATGGCCAGATCCTGTCAATTGCACAAAGCTCGGCTTTATTTTCCCTCCTCGGAACGACCTATGGAGGCGATGGAATTACCAACTTCGCCTTGCCCAATCTCCAGGGATCATGCGCGCTGTCCATGGGGATTGCGCCATCCAGAACTTCTTACCAATTGGGGCAGAAATCCGGCGAAGCAAACCATACTCTCTTAGCCACGGAGTTGCCTGCGCACACACATCTTCCGGTGTGCTCGACTACAGCCGGCAATCGGCCGACACCCGTTGCCAGCTTTCCGGCTGCCCCGGCGACCAGTGTTTACTTCTCTCCTTCACCCACTGCTGCGACGACACTGGGACCGGGGTCCAATCTTACGGGTGGAAGTCAGCCTCATTCGAACCAGTCACCTTATCTTGTACTCAATTTCTGCATAGCTTTGTCGGGGATCTTTCCTTCGCGCAACTAG